From Cucumis melo cultivar AY chromosome 1, USDA_Cmelo_AY_1.0, whole genome shotgun sequence, a single genomic window includes:
- the LOC103500794 gene encoding mavicyanin-like, translating into MTTTYTPPFSAHVLIISTAVMVAATAFQFKVGDEMGWQLPPTNDSEFYDYWASINRFQIGDSLSFEYKNDSVLMVEKWDYYHCNSSDPILGFNNGKGVIKLNRVGAFYFISGFSDHCRSGQRLLVRVMLPHDLIVASPPQSTVDDAPSPSFTNDGASLPVTAPVVYIFPMAAIVGMLLISDPLN; encoded by the exons ATGACGACAACATATACCCCACCATTCTCTGCTCATGTGCTGATAATTTCCACTGCAGTAATGGTGGCTGCCACCGCTTTTCAGTTCAAAGTCGGCGACGAAATGGGTTGGCAACTTCCTCCGACCAACGACTCTGAATTCTACGATTATTGGGCCTCCATCAACCGATTTCAAATTGGAGATTCTCTCT CTTTTGAATACAAGAATGATTCAGTTCTAATGGTTGAAAAATGGGATTATTATCACTGCAATTCAAGTGACCCAATTTTGGGTTTTAATAACGGGAAAGGCGTTATAAAACTAAACAGGGTAGGCGCTTTTTACTTCATCAGTGGCTTTTCCGATCACTGCAGAAGCGGCCAACGCCTCCTTGTTCGAGTCATGTTGCCGCATGATCTCATCGTTGCCTCCCCGCCGCAATCTACTGTCGACGATGCTCCTTCGCCCTCGTTCACCAATGATGGAGCTTCTCTTCCGGTCACTGCGCCGGTGGTGTACATCTTCCCCATGGCTGCCATTGTCGGAATGTTGCTGATCTCTGATCCTCTTAATTAA
- the LOC107991901 gene encoding probable inactive ATP-dependent zinc metalloprotease FTSHI 2, chloroplastic isoform X1: MACERFLILSSPLPNARLGTFKPRTWRRPHPSISSQISTRSDSPTDEHNDSKKENKLNFLQISVTLTILSTSLPMSSALAAAASKEVKERRRGPKKSSAKKVEALSLQELLSWSQGLPAISNRIPYTELLDLKREGKVKHVIKVPNGLLRLRSEPVIVILEDSRVLRTVLPSVESNRRFWELWNELGIDSVCVNAYTPPMKPPDVLTRFLAFLESRPEFKNDFVKPKKESKRAAELRRVREELKMGKAAELAKMRLEREMIEKAMKRQKKEVERRIKRETRRKQQGESFREAKKKSERMGLMWVTLAGDPSVTSALGLVFFVIFYQTVVLGYRKQKRDYEDRLKIEKAEAEERKKMQELERELEDTEGEADDIEQGKGEQNPYLKMAMQFMKSGARVRRVHGKRLPQYLEKGVNVKFEDVAGLGKIRLELEEIVKFFTQGEMYRRRGVKIPGGILLCGPPGVGKTLLAKAVAGEAGVNFFSISASQFVEIYVGVGASRVRALYQEAKENAPSVVFIDELDAVGRERGLIKGSGGQERDATLNQLLVCLDGFEGRGEVITIASTNRPDILDPALVRPGRFDRKIYIPKPGLIGRLEILKVHARKKPMAEDVDYMAVASMTDGMVGAELANIVEVAALNMIREGRTEITTDDLLQAAQIEERGMLDRKERSPDTWKQVAINEAAMAVVGVNFPDLGNIEFVTIAPRAGRELGYVRMKMNAITFNEGMFTRQSLLNRITVQLAPRAADELWHGEDQLSTIWAETADSARSAARTLVLGGFSEKHHGVSNFWVADRINNIDLEALRILSFCYERAKEILQQNRKLMDAVVDGLIRKKSLSKQEFLHLVKLHGSIKPMSPSIIDLRIAKRAKFDEEMMKKNQKKIPVGSNSS, encoded by the exons ATGGCCTGCGAACGGTTTCTCATTCTTTCTTCCCCACTTCCCAATGCCAGGCTCGGGACCTTCAAGCCACGAACATGGCGTCGCCCACATCCCTCAATATCATCTCAAATTTCAACACGGTCCGATTCTCCAACCGACGAACACAACGATTCTAAGAAGGAGAACAAGCTGAATTTCCTCCAAATCTCTGTAACTCTTACTATACTTTCAACCTCTCTTCCTATGTCCAGCGCCCTCGCTGCCGCCGCTTCCAAAGAAGTGAAGGAACGAAGACGTGGACCTAAGAAATCTTCCGCCAAAAAAGTTGAAGCTCTTTCGCTTCAGGAGCTGCTTTCCTGGTCTCAGGGACTCCCAGCTATCTCAAACCGGATTCCCTATACCGAACTCCTGGATTTGAAAAGGGAGGGAAAAGTTAAACATGTGATTAAAGTTCCTAATGGGTTATTGAGGCTGAGGTCGGAACCAGTAATAGTGATTTTGGAGGATTCCAGAGTGTTGAGGACGGTGTTGCCGTCTGTGGAGAGTAATCGAAGGTTTTGGGAGCTTTGGAATGAGTTGGGGATCGATTCTGTTTGTGTTAATGCATATACACCTCCTATGAAGCCTCCTGACGTGCTGACACGGTTTTTAGCGTTCTTGGAGAGTAGACCGGAGTTTAAGAATGATTTTGTTAAACCTAAGAAGGAGTCCAAGAGGGCTGCAGAGCTTAGGCGTGTGAGGGAGGAGTTAAAGATGGGAAAGGCTGCTGAATTGGCGAAAATGAGGCTGGAAAGGGAGATGATTGAAAAGGCAATGAAGAGGCAGAAGAAAGAGGTGGAGAGGAGGATTAAGAGAGAGACAAGGAGGAAGCAGCAGGGGGAATCATTTCGTGAGGCTAAAAAAAAGAGCGAACGTATGGGACTCATGTGGGTAACTTTAGCCGGGGATCCAAGTGTGACATCAGCCCTTGGTTTGGTATTTTTTGTAATCTTTTACCAGACCGTGGTGTTAGGTTATAGGAAACAGAAGAGGGATTATGAGGATCGATTGAAGATTGAGAAGGCTGAAGCAGAGGAGAGGAAGAAAATGCAGGAGTTAGAAAGGGAGCTGGAAGATACAGAAGGTGAGGCTGATGATATTGAGCAAGGAAAAGGTGAACAGAATCCTTATTTGAAGATGGCTATGCAATTTATGAAGTCGGGTGCTCGAGTTCGTCGGGTTCATGGCAAGAGGCTGCCTCAGTATCTGGAGAAAGGGGTGAATGTGAAGTTTGAGGATGTCGCTGGGCTTGGGAAAATAAGGCTTGAGCTGGAGGAAATTGTGAAGTTTTTCACACAAGGAGAGATGTACAGGAGAAGGGGTGTAAAGATACCAG GTGGAATACTGCTTTGCGGTCCTCCTGGAGTGGGGAAAACTTTACTAGCAAAAGCAGTTGCTGGTGAGGCAGGTGTTAACTTTTTCTCCATATCTGCTTCTCAATTTGTGGAAATATATGTCGGGGTTGGTGCTTCACGTGTTCGAGCTCTATATCAAGAAGCAAAGGAAAAT GCTCCATCAGTTGTTTTCATTGATGAACTAGATGCTGTTGGAAGGGAACGTGGTTTGATAAAAGGTTCTGGAGGGCAAGAACGTGATGCTACTCTTAATCAG CTTCTTGTCTGCTTGGATGGATTTGAAGGCAGGGGTGAAGTGATCACTATTGCTTCAACTAATAGACCAGATATTCTTGATCCAGCACTTGTGAGGCCTGGACGATTTGATCGAAAAATTTATATTCCTAAGCCTGGACTTATTGGTCGCTTGGAGATTCTCAAA GTTCATGCGCGAAAGAAACCTATGGCTGAAGATGTTGATTACATGGCTGTAGCCAGTATGACAGATGGAATGGTTGGTGCAGAACTAGCAAACATAGTTGAGGTTGCTGCTTTAAATATGATCCGTGAGGGAAGAACTGAG ATTACAACCGATGACTTATTGCAAGCTGCTCAAATAGAAGAAAGGGGAATGCTAGATAGGAAGGAAAGAAGCCCAGACACATGGAAGCAAGTGGCCATTAATGAAGCAGCAATGGCTGTTGTGGGCGTGAACTTTCCTGATCTTGGAAATATTGAATTT GTCACTATTGCACCTAGAGCTGGTAGGGAATTGGGTTATGTTCGGATGAAAATGAATGCCATAACGTTCAATGAAGGAATGTTTAC CCGCCAGTCCCTCTTGAATCGTATAACTGTTCAACTAGCACCACGTGCTGCAGATGAGCTCTGGCATGGGGAAGACCAG TTGAGTACAATCTGGGCTGAAACCGCAGACAGTGCTAGATCAGCTGCTAGAACCCTTGTCCTTGGAGGCTTCTCCGAGAAACATCATGGAGTATCAAACTTCTGGGTTGCAGATCGAATCAAT AATATTGATTTGGAAGCTTTGCGGATTTTGAGCTTTTGTTACGAGCGTGCAAAAGAG ATTTTGCAACAAAACAGAAAGCTTATGGATGCGGTGGTTGATGGTCTTATTCGAAAGAAAAGTTTATCAAAACAAGAATTCCTCCATCTTGTCAAGTTACATGGCTCGATTAAACCAATGTCTCCAAGTATCATTGACCTTCGAATTGCCAAACGGGCCAAGTTTGATGAAGAAATGATGaagaaaaaccaaaagaaaatacCCGTAGGCAGTAACAGCTCATAA
- the LOC107991901 gene encoding probable inactive ATP-dependent zinc metalloprotease FTSHI 2, chloroplastic isoform X3 — translation MACERFLILSSPLPNARLGTFKPRTWRRPHPSISSQISTRSDSPTDEHNDSKKENKLNFLQISVTLTILSTSLPMSSALAAAASKEVKERRRGPKKSSAKKVEALSLQELLSWSQGLPAISNRIPYTELLDLKREGKVKHVIKVPNGLLRLRSEPVIVILEDSRVLRTVLPSVESNRRFWELWNELGIDSVCVNAYTPPMKPPDVLTRFLAFLESRPEFKNDFVKPKKESKRAAELRRVREELKMGKAAELAKMRLEREMIEKAMKRQKKEVERRIKRETRRKQQGESFREAKKKSERMGLMWVTLAGDPSVTSALGLVFFVIFYQTVVLGYRKQKRDYEDRLKIEKAEAEERKKMQELERELEDTEGEADDIEQGKGEQNPYLKMAMQFMKSGARVRRVHGKRLPQYLEKGVNVKFEDVAGLGKIRLELEEIVKFFTQGEMYRRRGVKIPGGILLCGPPGVGKTLLAKAVAGEAGVNFFSISASQFVEIYVGVGASRVRALYQEAKENAPSVVFIDELDAVGRERGLIKGSGGQERDATLNQLLVCLDGFEGRGEVITIASTNRPDILDPALVRPGRFDRKIYIPKPGLIGRLEILKVHARKKPMAEDVDYMAVASMTDGMVGAELANIVEVAALNMIREGRTEITTDDLLQAAQIEERGMLDRKERSPDTWKQVAINEAAMAVVGVNFPDLGNIEFPPVPLESYNCSTSTTCCR, via the exons ATGGCCTGCGAACGGTTTCTCATTCTTTCTTCCCCACTTCCCAATGCCAGGCTCGGGACCTTCAAGCCACGAACATGGCGTCGCCCACATCCCTCAATATCATCTCAAATTTCAACACGGTCCGATTCTCCAACCGACGAACACAACGATTCTAAGAAGGAGAACAAGCTGAATTTCCTCCAAATCTCTGTAACTCTTACTATACTTTCAACCTCTCTTCCTATGTCCAGCGCCCTCGCTGCCGCCGCTTCCAAAGAAGTGAAGGAACGAAGACGTGGACCTAAGAAATCTTCCGCCAAAAAAGTTGAAGCTCTTTCGCTTCAGGAGCTGCTTTCCTGGTCTCAGGGACTCCCAGCTATCTCAAACCGGATTCCCTATACCGAACTCCTGGATTTGAAAAGGGAGGGAAAAGTTAAACATGTGATTAAAGTTCCTAATGGGTTATTGAGGCTGAGGTCGGAACCAGTAATAGTGATTTTGGAGGATTCCAGAGTGTTGAGGACGGTGTTGCCGTCTGTGGAGAGTAATCGAAGGTTTTGGGAGCTTTGGAATGAGTTGGGGATCGATTCTGTTTGTGTTAATGCATATACACCTCCTATGAAGCCTCCTGACGTGCTGACACGGTTTTTAGCGTTCTTGGAGAGTAGACCGGAGTTTAAGAATGATTTTGTTAAACCTAAGAAGGAGTCCAAGAGGGCTGCAGAGCTTAGGCGTGTGAGGGAGGAGTTAAAGATGGGAAAGGCTGCTGAATTGGCGAAAATGAGGCTGGAAAGGGAGATGATTGAAAAGGCAATGAAGAGGCAGAAGAAAGAGGTGGAGAGGAGGATTAAGAGAGAGACAAGGAGGAAGCAGCAGGGGGAATCATTTCGTGAGGCTAAAAAAAAGAGCGAACGTATGGGACTCATGTGGGTAACTTTAGCCGGGGATCCAAGTGTGACATCAGCCCTTGGTTTGGTATTTTTTGTAATCTTTTACCAGACCGTGGTGTTAGGTTATAGGAAACAGAAGAGGGATTATGAGGATCGATTGAAGATTGAGAAGGCTGAAGCAGAGGAGAGGAAGAAAATGCAGGAGTTAGAAAGGGAGCTGGAAGATACAGAAGGTGAGGCTGATGATATTGAGCAAGGAAAAGGTGAACAGAATCCTTATTTGAAGATGGCTATGCAATTTATGAAGTCGGGTGCTCGAGTTCGTCGGGTTCATGGCAAGAGGCTGCCTCAGTATCTGGAGAAAGGGGTGAATGTGAAGTTTGAGGATGTCGCTGGGCTTGGGAAAATAAGGCTTGAGCTGGAGGAAATTGTGAAGTTTTTCACACAAGGAGAGATGTACAGGAGAAGGGGTGTAAAGATACCAG GTGGAATACTGCTTTGCGGTCCTCCTGGAGTGGGGAAAACTTTACTAGCAAAAGCAGTTGCTGGTGAGGCAGGTGTTAACTTTTTCTCCATATCTGCTTCTCAATTTGTGGAAATATATGTCGGGGTTGGTGCTTCACGTGTTCGAGCTCTATATCAAGAAGCAAAGGAAAAT GCTCCATCAGTTGTTTTCATTGATGAACTAGATGCTGTTGGAAGGGAACGTGGTTTGATAAAAGGTTCTGGAGGGCAAGAACGTGATGCTACTCTTAATCAG CTTCTTGTCTGCTTGGATGGATTTGAAGGCAGGGGTGAAGTGATCACTATTGCTTCAACTAATAGACCAGATATTCTTGATCCAGCACTTGTGAGGCCTGGACGATTTGATCGAAAAATTTATATTCCTAAGCCTGGACTTATTGGTCGCTTGGAGATTCTCAAA GTTCATGCGCGAAAGAAACCTATGGCTGAAGATGTTGATTACATGGCTGTAGCCAGTATGACAGATGGAATGGTTGGTGCAGAACTAGCAAACATAGTTGAGGTTGCTGCTTTAAATATGATCCGTGAGGGAAGAACTGAG ATTACAACCGATGACTTATTGCAAGCTGCTCAAATAGAAGAAAGGGGAATGCTAGATAGGAAGGAAAGAAGCCCAGACACATGGAAGCAAGTGGCCATTAATGAAGCAGCAATGGCTGTTGTGGGCGTGAACTTTCCTGATCTTGGAAATATTGAATTT CCGCCAGTCCCTCTTGAATCGTATAACTGTTCAACTAGCACCACGTGCTGCAGATGA